The Larimichthys crocea isolate SSNF chromosome XXI, L_crocea_2.0, whole genome shotgun sequence genomic sequence TGCAGTCATGTGATCTCACTTTTCAGATGTAGTCAAACAAGCCCCAAGCTGTTAAGGTCAACAAACCTCATGTGATTAAATCAAGAGCATGCATTACTTTTCCACTTCAATCaggtttaaaaatacacacatgtggAACAAACAAGATTACTGTAAACATGCATTTAGACTTGTCTTCTCAAGAATACCAGTTTATTAAAGGCTATATGTATAATTCTGCATTTTCCAACAAATtccttgaaaaaaagaaacaaatattccGCTACTTTGTTACAATTAGTCAGTCTCCTAGTGATTTATGACTTCCTTAGCCTGTCTCTGACACTCAAACCAAGGAACATTTGTTCATATTGAAAATATCCTCCCATTTCACATCACAAATGCATTTTATCTCACACTCATTCATGCAGTTAAAAAGATAATTATTGGATATGATTGCAGTTTGTAATGTTGTGATGTGTTCTGGTTACATGTTAGCATGTGTGTGGCtcattggtgtgtttttaatagcCTATTGCACAAAGGAATATGTCATAAAAGGCTTTAGATACATGAGCAGTacttttctattctattctattcacAATCTTTTGTTTGCTTCACTGTAGAAATGTGGTGAAGGTGTCAAGAAACATGCAGAAAGAGAAGGATAGTCTCCTGAGACAACTGGAGCTATTGAGGTAACAGGCTGCTGTTTCGATTAAGATCTTTTGTTGTGAAGATAAATGACATCTGTAggtgtgtatgtcagtgtgaTGTTGGTTGTAAATGATTTTCCCTCTTTGTGTCAGGGATATGAACAAAAGACTGCGGGATGAGAAAGATGCCCAACAGTCTCAGAAGAGGGTTAGTCACAAACACTctgtccttcctcctctgccattaccTTATTACCTCAGTGAAGACCTTTGTACCCCGTGGACACAGCCGATTTATCCAACCTAAACTAAGTCTTGGACTGGTGTCATGCTTTATTTCATCCTCTGGACAATTATTATTTATGGTGGGCAGCTATTATTGTTTGGTTATTAACTGATCTTGTGTTAATGAAATTGGCACAGTTTGGGATTTCTTGCGATGTCagcaatgtttttgttttcctctttgttaGATGTAGTCAGCAAAGTGAAAAGGCAATTTAATCTGTCCTGTGTAAACTTGaaggaaagagtgtgtgtttgttaaagataCTGTACATAGCGTTTATTTATGCAGCTGAATTAGAGTGGGTCAGTATTTACCAAACTAATAAAGCCCTTTATCACAATTCATAAAGGACTGCTGATCTATGAACAGTTTCCCCTTTATTCAGGTCACATTCATAAGAAAATCAATATATGGCAAGCTGTTGATTCAAGAAACCATAACACATGAACACCTGTTGGCTGTTTCCTGTACTTTTTTGTCTTCttgtacatattgtatataATCAAATAAGTGTATTGCTgaaaacttaaattaaaatgttaaacagcAACAGAATAAATGTCGCAGTTGGATTGAATTCTTGCAAATCTAAAATAATCTGCCTGTTTGAAGCAAAGAGAAGAATTAATGTAAACTTCCATAAAAAAATCTTAATGTTACTCATTTCTTCTGCCTCACAAAAATCTTTTAGCCTCCACACGAAACAAAGACTTTGCTGAAGAAAGGGTCAGTCATAGGTAACTACTTACTGCAAGACAAGCCATTGAAAAGGTTTGTATGACTTAAGTGCATCCGATCACATTACATTTGTCATCTAATGCGAGGCAGATTGCCCCGAGGAAGCGACTAATTTTGTGTATTCGTTGATTCTAAAGACAGCTGAGCTCATCTGATGAGTTGGAgcaggacaaagacagagagatgacaaATTCGTCCAAGAAACACCAACCGTCATGTAGAGTCAGGTTTGAAAATGAACAGATGCAAACTCAGGTAGGGAACATGTTAAATCCCAAATCCATCCATTATTTCATAACTCAGTTGCAGCAGCTACACAATAGCAGGCGCAGCAATGATGAAGCACAGATTTGTCAGAACAAAAAGCTATCAAAATGTTAAGTTTGGTGCCTTTACCTGAATTTTAGAGCACCAATGTCAGTCCTGAGCGATTGTTCAAGGTGGTATTCCTGGGTAACTCAGAGGTGGGTAAGACCTCCTTCATCCAGCACTACTGTACAGGACACTTCCACAATAAAATGAGCGCTACTGTTGGTAagcttttcttttattgtcCCTCTATTATCACCTGAACATGCTCCTCAGTGTACATATAAGTAAAGTATGAAACCGTGTTGCGTTTAGGTGTAGATTTCCAGATGAAGACTTTAAATCTGGGCTCTACCACGATCACCCTGCAGCTCTGGGACACAGCAGGACAGGAGAGGTCAGACGTAACACACTTTATTCCCATGTTTAGCAGCCACATAATATCATACCACCTGATAACTCggtcattttattttccttttaggTTTCGCAGCATCACTGAGCAGTACTACCGTAAAGCTGACGGCATCCTCGCCATGTATGACATAACTCATTACCCTTCCTTCACCGCTGTGCGAGGATGGATGGACTCTGTGAAGGTGAGCAGGTGGAGAtggaaaaacatgcaaaacagtTTGTCCCAATTTGAATACACATGGCAATGACAACACAGTGCAACAGGAATCTCTAAAGACTGAGTGATAAATctcaacttttgttttttgagggtttttttcaGTCTGATGTGTATGATAATGTTACAGCTTCAACACTAATAACAAAGGTGTGTATTCTGCGTCTCTCCCAGGAGAAGATGTGTGAAGGCACAGTACTGATGTTGCTGGCGAACAAGCTGGACCTGGCAGACAGTCACAGCAGACAAGTGACGGCAAAGGAGGGGCAGAGACTAGCAGAGGTGAAgcacatttaaataatcaaatggTTTTTGCCGGGAGTGCTCATGATGTTActcacaatgtttttgtttacacaGCAATACCAAGCTTTATTTTACGAGTGCAGCGCCAAAACTGGATGTAACATGGAGGTGGTGATGAGTGATCTGGCTGGGTATGGCAATcttatttctttgctttgtgtCATTAACATCATCTGGATCCTGTATTTGTATCTGCTGTGTGGGCAGTTTGTTGGTACATTTaatttgttgtcatgtttttttcactgtaGCTAAAATACACTAAGTCACCAGTTTCATAGGTATGTAGTCAACCGTGTGAGAAATCCTTCATGAATGTGGAAGGTGTTGATCAAACTTTGTAGTTACTTTATAGTTGTAAGTGCAACTATCCAATAATCTGATGATTTCTGATTAATTGATCAATCATTTAATCTATAAATTGccagaaaatgtgcaaaattcCCAGCACAATTTTCTagatgatcaaatcaaatcaaatcaaatcagattttatttgtcacaaagtcacaaagtacatttgcctcagggggctttacaatctgtacatggagtgacaccctctgacCCCCCCTTAGAAATATTTGCTTGATAAATTCATGAATTTTAACATTTAGTATTTTCTAAGTCAGTTTAGCAACATGTTGCAGGATTATTTCTCATATTTAGTCTGCTGTCATCGTTACAAAAGGAAtgaacctgatttttttttgatgttttttttaatgtgcaaaaacaaaacaaaaatataacaacataaCTTACAACTGCACAGAGAGTTACAGCTTACATCCAGTAGTACATTTTTCTGTACTATTGACTTAACACTCAAATACATAGGTTTACATGATTATCAATAAAATTATATTGCCTTTGTGTCTAAACCTAATCCATTTTCCCATTTTCTGTTAAACACATCTTCTTTCACTCTTAAAAAATGAGTCACTCAGTCTGAGTGGGTCCATGTCAAGACATTTTCTCGAGGACAACTTTGGATAATTTATTATCTTCCTTCAGCACCACATTAGTTATATTGCCCAGGTACAAGAGTGAACATTTCTTTGGGACTATGACCTTAAAACCTCATTCAATACTGCATTCACTCTTTCCAAGAATGACTCCGGTATATGTGTATGATTTGCATCTGTATGCATGCGTTGCCTTAAGAACTGTTTAccttttatgttgttttaaagaaatgaacaaGATTTTTCAATGAAATTCACGTGAATTTGTGGATGTCCGTTGTACTACACAAATACCATTGTTAAGCTTTACATAGTGTATTTTTAGCCTGACATTCCATTAATTTCTCACATGTTGTGGTTTCTTCTCAGGATGTTAGTGTCCCAGATTAATCGACAATGTGCAGATGCAGTTGTACTGACTGCAGACCCTGCTAAAAAGGGCTGCTGTACATGAACAGAAGAGGAAAGGACGCTCCTATCATGTGTGAACACCACGGCCGATCACGGCAGCATCAGGTTCATCTTTGTTGAAACATTTGGGTTAGTGGTGCCCAAGTCCTGAGGTCACAGATCATCGTATCATTTCAAGACTCAAACTTTTTTCTGCGAACAAGTTTACTGAACAGTATCTGTAATGTTTGTTCTTCTGTATCtttataaaaaacatcaaataaaatatatttttgttgactGCTTTGTTGTCATGGTCTTTGTACAATATCTCACAAGCTGCATAATTTGTTTTAGTCCCAGTAGAGCTCATATGCGTGAGAAACCAGCTGGGGGCAGCCATGTACTCCACATTGCTTGTGGATCTGCCTGTGGTGCCAAAAGAGGACAAACGCTCAGGCGCTTGGGTAGGAGGCTCAGGTCTGAGTGTCAACTGAGAACTTGCACTGTTGCAGTTAACCTTCAAAGACAGCAACGCGTTGACACACGGGTTGGTGGGATCTGGGAAGACGTTACCCCGATAATCTACATCCTTCTGGGCTCACCATCTAAAATCAGGTAGGAGTATTTTAGTCTCAGCGGAAAGGGAGAGGAGTTTTTCCATGACACAATGAGTTAAAAATAACTCCTGATTCTGACCATGGaaagattttgttttgctgGACAATCATATTTACACACGGAGTCATTTTGTCTCATGGCTggcaaacaacatttttcatgtcttttttttgtttattttttgtttaggtgttgtctgtttattctttcttgatttgtttatttcttcataAAGAGAGATGTTCATTGacacataaaagtaaaaaaaatcaacatctcTCATGATGCTCAGAGTCAcagcttttctttaaaaaaaagaaaaaagcagaggaCAGTTCAAGTCAGCATAAAACAGATTAATTCATGAAGTGAAGCATTAAGAGTCAACTCTATATCACTGGGGTGTGAGAAGATCAGGTTAAGTTACTGGGATGGGGGACATATATATCTGTCTGCTGGATGACATGTGACACAAGTTGTTAAGTATGTTTTCCCCACAACATATTTGATCTTTGAGCTCTTCTCATTTCTCCGGtacagaagcttttttttttttaaatttattttaagtttctgacgcacaacattttatttttggtctCACAGGTAACATGTCAGGAAAGCTCATGTATACTGTAGTTGTGTTGCAGCAGTAAGTCACCTTTTCACACCAGACGTGGAACTAAAATAGACTGAAAAGGGGAAATTCCTGCGTGTATACCACAACTGACTGGTCTCAATCTGGAAATTCCTGCGTGTATACCACAACTGACTGGTCTCAATCTGATAGAGCACTAACAGACTTTAGCTTGCtgtcatgtgtgagtgtgaagatGTGTGATAACAGCCATCAGTGTTGGACGAGGAAGATTCAGCTGTGCTGTCTAATATACTTGGAAAGAATTTCTTTAGTAATGCTCACCCTGTGTGCAGATCAACCTCGAGTGTATgaacactgacactgtttttcatttcagaatGGAAAGTCAACGTGAAAAAAGACACACCTGTGGGACGATTTGTCTgaaatatcttcttcttctctttaacCTTCTTTTCTGGGTAAGTTAACATGAAAGTGTTGAGATTTTATCTGAATTTAAGACAACAAAACCACCTGTTAAGGCCTCTACTGGATATTATGATAATTTATAATACCATTAGTAGTAATAATTAACTTTGAattgaagaaataaaagcatgctTCGCCTCAGATTCCACAGAAATTAataatttccctttttttttcgaGACTGCATCACTTCACAGCTTGTgcaatttcttttgtttctcaggTTGCAAAAACAACTTGCATATGTTCTATCATACTCCATATAGTTTCTGTAAAATACATGTATGGTATCATTTAGTGTACCAATAGTTACAATATTCCATACAGTCTGTACTTTAGAgataatattgtaatattacCATATTTACCGTAATTGTAACTACATCATAACCTTTCAATCTCTTAACTTGTTTTCAGAGTAGATTGAATCAGCTCATACTTTACCTACTTATTCTGCATTTCCACACTCAGATATAAAGATATATGCGCGTCAGATAACAAACCAAATTTAGCTGAATGTCCCTCGAGGCTGACAAGGCAGATTAAGAATAAGGCGTTGTCTTGTTTGCTTCACTGTCACATTTTAGGGGTTATATATTCTGCTAACATTCATGTGGTACATTCCTGATATAAGCATCTGGTTTGAGTTGAGCTGATAACGGTACGTTCTTTCAGCTGGCAGGAGGGGCCGTGCTGGCAGTGGGAGTGTGGACTCTGGTGGAAAAGAGCGAATACATCAGTTTACTGAACTCCAGCTTCTACTCAGCCTCAGCTTACATCCTGATAGCTGCTGGGGTCATTGTGATAATGACCGGGATCATCGGATGCTGCGCCACTCTGAAAGAGATGAAGAGTCTTTTGATAGTGGTAAAACGGATCAGACACACAAACGCTGCCCTGCAACAGAGGTTTTATTTACCTCGATTTGTTTCATGATCCCTATTTAATAAACTAGAAACCAAGAAAAGACAGTAGAGTTCCTGTTTATACAAACACACCCTGGCCTGAGTCTACGTGTACTGTAAGTTAATCCCTGGTGACCTTCTGTCTTGTCTGCCTGCATTCAGTGCAGCTCATTATGTCCGACAGACATGACTGTCAGATATAACAGACAAAGTCACGCAGAGTGTGTCTTTAAGAGTTTAGATTTAGAGTGCGGCTCATGCCAGAGGAATGACGGGCATCACAAACGGCTGCTTGGACTGAAGTGCGtgagagacatagacagacacagtgacaggATGTAATACAGAAGCAAAACTGCACAAGCTGTGTGACGTTATGTCTATTTCCATATCCACCACAACCTTTGTAATGAATAACTTCCCTTAACACAGATAGTGTATTCTagtataatgtttttattagtcaTTCACAGATACTTTCCATGCTAATGTCATGCACTGAAAAATGGTGATATTTATATGTTTCATTCTCAGTGTATTCACAGCTGTGTTCTTGTCTCTCCTCTACAGTATTTATGCTTGTTACTCTGTATTTTCCTGCTGGAACTCATCGCTGGTGTGTTGGCCTTCATTACATACCAAGAGGTGAAATTGTCTTCTGTTCGTTTGTGTTCTTACATATTTGACCAAAGCCTAGTGATATATAGATGTTATCAGGATAATATTTCCTGAATGAAGTTCTCAGCTGATTGTACTTCTTATTTTTTGCTCACTTGCTACCAGCAATCACAAATTTTACCAGCCATGTGATGCTGCTCTCTGTTGTGAAATCGTCTCCGCATGCCTCTCTGTGCATGTTCTtcatttgtcctgttttttttccactattCTCAcaccctttctttcttcccccctTTTCTTGCTCCAGTGTTTCCCTTTCTGCTACCAGGTAATCTGCTGCCACCTGTTTCCATTTTATATGAACCTGTTTCTCTGACAGGTTCAtataaaatagtttgttttcacttctctgtAGACAAgcaacaaatctgtttttatctgcGGATTCATTTAAAGAATGCTCATGTGGAACAGGGAGAGGGGTCAGGCGATCTGTGCTCATATATTTTGAGTTATGTGTGGGCATTGCACAGGTACAAAGGAATGTTAAAGGGGAGGAAAGAAACTTGACCAGGGGCTATTTTTATTGGTGGGAGGAGATTTGCAGgtgacacattttgtttctgagcAACCACTGAAATAATTCTCCTGTCTCACAGCTGGATGAGGAGCTCAGAcagaacctgaaagtgaccaTGCAGCTGAAATACCAGCAGCCGGGGGAGGAGAGCGTCACACAGGCTGTGGATAAACTTCAGCAGGAGGTGTGGAAgtgatactgtatgtgtgaatcACAGCTGGACTACAGGCAGCCAGACaaaaagtctatctatctaatctgattgttaaatttaaaatgaaattcagTCCCTTGAGCCTGCATGTCACCATTATCTCATGTTTTTGTATAATCGTTCCTCTCTGCACTGTTCTCAGTTTAAGTGTTGCGGCAGTCACAACTCCTCGGATTGGACGGACAGTGTGTGGATCCAGGAGAATGAGCGGCTCGTTCCTGATAGCTGCTGTAAAACACCCATTGACCTCTGCGGTCGCAGGGACCATCCCTCCAACATCTACAAGGTGGAGGTAAGTAGAGCTGTCCATTATGGTGGTGGGTAAATTCTGTAAATTAGAGCAAGAttttcattctctttctgtttcaccCCCTTCCAGGGAGGCTGCATTATGAAATTAGAGGAGTTCATCCTGAGTCAGTTGTATATTCTCGGTGCAGTGGGCATCGGGGTTGCATTTCTACAGGTGAAGCACTAAGTACtgaacatgttacatgttaatATGAACACCTCTTAATACTGTGCCAGTGGCTGAACTACAGTGCAGAACTAACAAGCTCCtggtgtctttttcttttctttcagctcgTGGGGATGATGTTTACTTGCTGCCTTTATCAGAATTTAAAAGATGATCCGTACTGATTTTTGGACTtccttttaaaatcacaaaatcacacaGTCACATTATAAACTGTAAATTGTTTGGTCAGACTTTTTAAATGCACCAAAGTTTTTTTCATAAGTTGCTAATTCAAATAAAGGCATCGTGATTTTAAAATACAGACGTCACAGACACTATAATGCTGCTGTGCAGCACtgttctttttctgctttgagTAGCTTCCCTGTTATGTTGAGATTATGATCTGTGGCTGAACTTGTAAccaaaatattcattttaaagaacAGGAAAATAAGAGCATGCTGTGAAGACATTTGCAGTCATTGTTGGACTTGttgtttatctatttttttttaataatgtatcaCACCTAACTTGAAAATTAATATAAAGATGTGTTTTGCTTgttgaaatgcaaataaaaaaaaatgcttggcTTTTATGCAAAACTAATTTCacataaattgtatttattttattttttttgacaatgagcttttattctgaaatccTTTACCGGATGTTGTTGTCAGCTGACAGTACTTCCTTCTTTCGTATTTGTCTCGGACGTTTCTGCACCTACAGTTTTCtcttcattcattaaaaactagttaaaatatttcatgtgcAGTGATCACAGAGGTCAGTGAAATGTCTGCCAAGCCAACATGTCTGATCGTGGCCAGCGCTTCTGCACAAGGTGAGTCCGTCATCAGCTGATGAAGAGACACTGCAGGACTGACTGCACTCACACAGCTTTGCATCAATTACAGCttaactaattaatttaattaacctGTGAGTCAAACACCatgttagctagttagcttagcaacCAAGCTATGTTTTCTGTTAACACTGAGCTCTTTGTCACGTTTGAACTGATGTGTTACGTTAAATTAGGGGTTTACAATGAtgtgttttgttactttagaggtttaaaatgatgtattttgttactttagagGTTTAAAATGATGCATGTTGTTACTTTAGAGGtttaaaatgatgtattttgttactttatgggtttaaaatgatgcattttgttactttagaggtttaaaatgatatattttGTTACTTCAGGGGtttaaaatgatgtattttGCTACTTTAGGGGTCTAAAATTATGCATTATGCTACTTTAGGGGTGTAAAATGAtgtattttgttactttagagGTCTAAAATTATGCATTTTGCTACTTTAGGGGTTTAAAATGACCTATTTTGTTACTTCAGGGGtttaaaatgatgtattttGCTACTTTAGGGGTTTACAAttatgcattttgttatttaaggGGTCtaaaattatgtattttattactTTAGGA encodes the following:
- the cd151 gene encoding CD151 antigen isoform X1, with the protein product MESQREKRHTCGTICLKYLLLLFNLLFWLAGGAVLAVGVWTLVEKSEYISLLNSSFYSASAYILIAAGVIVIMTGIIGCCATLKEMKSLLIVYLCLLLCIFLLELIAGVLAFITYQECFPFCYQLDEELRQNLKVTMQLKYQQPGEESVTQAVDKLQQEFKCCGSHNSSDWTDSVWIQENERLVPDSCCKTPIDLCGRRDHPSNIYKVEGGCIMKLEEFILSQLYILGAVGIGVAFLQLVGMMFTCCLYQNLKDDPY
- the cd151 gene encoding CD151 antigen isoform X2; its protein translation is MESQREKRHTCGTICLKYLLLLFNLLFWLAGGAVLAVGVWTLVEKSEYISLLNSSFYSASAYILIAAGVIVIMTGIIGCCATLKEMKSLLIVYLCLLLCIFLLELIAGVLAFITYQELDEELRQNLKVTMQLKYQQPGEESVTQAVDKLQQEFKCCGSHNSSDWTDSVWIQENERLVPDSCCKTPIDLCGRRDHPSNIYKVEGGCIMKLEEFILSQLYILGAVGIGVAFLQLVGMMFTCCLYQNLKDDPY